Proteins encoded within one genomic window of Brassica rapa cultivar Chiifu-401-42 chromosome A09, CAAS_Brap_v3.01, whole genome shotgun sequence:
- the LOC103840945 gene encoding uncharacterized protein LOC103840945, with protein sequence MTFHLFTKKPTIEPDTRRPPPHTPSSGAVRRLHVPPSTSLSKQHSWSPDLIREEAWSKRRDTSRNRRRGKSLTDDDLDELKASIELGFGFGSPEVTDPRLSNTLPALELYYAVQKSYNDAVSNKSSSSLSDGDTSPSTLYRTSDDPQTVKTKLKQWARVVACTVNQSPPR encoded by the exons ATGACTTTCCacttatttaccaaaaaaccaACCATTGAGCCTGACACTCGCCGTCCGCCGCCGCACACCCCCTCGTCGGGGGCAGTGCGACGCCTCCACGTGCCACCGTCTACTTCTCTCTCCAAGCAACACTCATGGTCGCCTGATCTCATCCGCGAGGAAGCTTGGTCAAAGCGCCGAGACACCTCCCGCAACCGCCGCCGCGGAAAGAGCTTGACGGACGACGATCTCGACGAACTCAAAGCCAGTATCGAACtcgggttcgggttcggatcccCTGAAGTCACCGATCCGAGACTGTCCAACACGCTTCCCGCTTTGGAACTCTACTACGCCGTTCAAAAGAGCTACAACGACGCCGTTTCCAACAAGTCGTCGTCTTCGCTCTCCGACGGCGATACCAGCCCCTCCACGTTATACAGAACCA GCGATGATCCGCAAACGGTGAAGACGAAGCTGAAGCAGTGGGCGAGAGTGGTGGCGTGCACCGTTAACCAATCACCACCGAGATGA